In one window of Nocardioides sp. DNA:
- a CDS encoding DUF726 domain-containing protein, whose protein sequence is MSFTPRGHGGMLVTLRTDKGWELTAEGELVGAPPVLSGRQALQDNLVVTTNLWAYAVQEKQRRRTQHPERKAAFAKQAELHGELACDVADLVDRLGDEGRDGWCSGCFSKVHHRKVDGGGTPATYLCDECGAATHVCAAPKCQSMATRGFGKIRLPRYCAEHRHDIPAFDRGAERIADLTEYQSLLEYAKPNLARITKLGASALVAAGAMTGVGLFAAPLVGGAIGTMVGGYSGAAATSYGLALLGGGAVGSSTFAFGMAGGTAVIAAVGGGLGGVMGMGLTNAYIREDRSFSIEQLQHGDGVPVIVCSGFLTEGASGWGNWERPVTQRYPDSPVYRVHWGAQDLAALSAVLGGGSARYVAGQVLRKGAMRASKQTAMRASPLTGGLIAVDLVKNPWLRARQRANKTGAIVADLLARTDIDQVVLIGHSLGARAMICAAEALGSKESAARVREMHLLGAAIGAKGPWHQLANAVDGKAYNYHSRNDKTLRFFYTGSSGWPEGSRVRWHGDQASEYREPRRHLTGSRTLRLRQEAGPAVARVSDPSPTLSPHREEERCCRDRCCSSRRMRRCSASSRFASSDRH, encoded by the coding sequence GTGTCATTCACCCCCCGCGGTCATGGCGGGATGCTCGTTACCCTGCGCACGGACAAGGGCTGGGAGCTCACCGCCGAGGGAGAACTCGTCGGGGCCCCACCGGTCCTCTCGGGTCGCCAGGCACTCCAGGACAACTTGGTGGTGACAACCAACCTGTGGGCGTACGCCGTGCAGGAGAAGCAGCGCCGACGCACTCAGCACCCGGAGCGCAAGGCAGCCTTCGCCAAGCAAGCCGAACTCCATGGCGAACTCGCCTGTGACGTCGCCGACCTCGTTGATCGCCTGGGCGATGAGGGCCGAGATGGTTGGTGCTCCGGGTGCTTCAGCAAGGTTCACCACCGCAAGGTGGATGGCGGCGGTACCCCCGCGACGTACCTGTGCGATGAGTGTGGAGCGGCCACGCATGTGTGCGCCGCACCGAAGTGCCAGAGCATGGCGACGCGTGGTTTCGGCAAGATCCGTCTACCGCGCTACTGCGCCGAGCATCGGCACGACATCCCCGCGTTCGATCGGGGAGCGGAACGTATCGCGGATCTGACCGAGTACCAGAGCCTGCTGGAGTATGCGAAGCCGAATCTGGCCCGCATCACGAAGCTCGGCGCTTCGGCCCTTGTGGCAGCTGGGGCGATGACGGGAGTCGGGCTCTTCGCGGCGCCGCTGGTCGGCGGCGCGATCGGCACGATGGTCGGCGGCTACTCGGGTGCTGCTGCCACGAGCTACGGGCTCGCACTCCTAGGCGGAGGAGCGGTCGGCAGCAGCACGTTCGCATTCGGCATGGCCGGAGGTACGGCGGTGATAGCCGCAGTCGGCGGCGGGCTGGGCGGCGTGATGGGCATGGGCCTGACCAACGCCTACATCCGTGAAGACAGGTCGTTCTCGATCGAGCAGTTGCAGCACGGCGACGGTGTCCCGGTAATCGTGTGTTCAGGGTTCCTGACCGAAGGAGCTTCGGGCTGGGGAAACTGGGAGCGTCCCGTCACCCAGCGATACCCAGACTCACCGGTCTATCGAGTCCACTGGGGCGCCCAAGACCTCGCAGCCCTGTCGGCCGTTCTCGGTGGTGGTTCCGCGAGGTACGTTGCCGGACAGGTCTTGCGGAAGGGCGCCATGCGCGCCAGCAAGCAAACCGCCATGAGGGCCAGTCCACTCACCGGCGGCCTCATTGCCGTCGACCTGGTCAAGAACCCGTGGCTTCGGGCACGCCAACGGGCCAACAAGACGGGTGCGATCGTGGCCGATCTGCTGGCACGCACCGACATCGATCAGGTCGTGCTCATCGGCCACAGCCTCGGGGCACGCGCCATGATCTGCGCCGCGGAGGCACTCGGCTCGAAGGAGTCGGCGGCCAGGGTGCGAGAGATGCACCTCCTCGGTGCCGCAATTGGTGCGAAGGGCCCCTGGCACCAGTTGGCCAACGCGGTGGACGGCAAGGCATACAACTACCACTCGCGCAACGACAAGACCCTGCGCTTCTTCTACACCGGAAGCTCAGGGTGGCCAGAAGGCAGCCGGGTTCGCTGGCATGGAGACCAAGCAAGCGAGTATCGCGAACCTCGACGTCACCTCACAGGTTCCCGGACACTCCGACTACGCCAAGAGGCTGGACCTGCGGTAGCTCGAGTGTCGGACCCTTCTCCTACGCTCAGTCCCCATCGAGAGGAGGAACGATGCTGCAGAGACCGCTGTTGTTCTTCTCGTCGTATGCGCCGTTGTTCGGCATCCTCGCGATTCGCTTCGAGCGACCGGCACTGA